TGCCTTGATCGGCACCATTGTATCGTGGCTGCGCGCGGACATGCCTTATACCCCTGTATTTCTCGCGAAACAGTTTTTCCTGCTCCGCACGCTGCAGGACCCGAAAGATTGTCGGTAAATGAAATCGCCCTCACCCGGGGAATACTACATACAGGTGACGGCGATTTTTTGCTGATCATTTATCCTCTAGCGGCTTTGTGCTTTGTCTGACAATAAGCTCCGGCTCAAGGGAGTATACTTTTTTCACTTTTTCCTTATTCATCAGATCGCGAAGCACCCGCACCGCCGTCCGTCCAAGATTATTCGCCTGCTGCGATACGGTTGTCAGCTCGGGAATAACGTGATGCGCCAGCGGAATATCGTCGAATCCAACGATCGAGATATCCTCCGGCACGCGAAGTCCCTGCTCCACCGCCGCCTTGATCGCGCCAATTGCCGTAAAATCATTGACGCAGCATACCGCCGTCGGCCGGTCTTTCAATTGCAGTAGTGCTTCCATTTGCGTCCGTCCTGAATCAACGGAGAAGCTGTCCGGCAGAATCCAGTCTTCCCGCACGGCAAGACCGGCATCTTTCAAAGTCTTTTTATAAGCCCTAATCTTGACCGCCGTAGTTGCCATATGACTCTGCCCGCCGATAAATCCAATCTTCTTATGGCCGGTTTCAAGTAAATGTTTGACCGCCAGAACGGTGCCCGCATATTCGTCCGTTACGACTCGCGTAATGCCGGAGTCCTTCAAATTGCCGTTTACGAGCACCATCGGAATTTTCTGCGAATGCTCAACGACCTCCTGAACCAAGGCGGGGCTGCAATCCTTCAGGTTAATCCGCCCGCCCATAAACAGAATGCCGTCCACCCGCTTCTCCTGCATGATGGTCAAGAACTCCGATTCCTTGTCGTGGAGACCAATGGTATTGCAAAGGAAA
This region of Paenibacillus sp. JDR-2 genomic DNA includes:
- a CDS encoding LacI family DNA-binding transcriptional regulator, with the translated sequence MKQVTVYDIAKEAKVSVATVSRVLNDTAPVRASTREKIEAIMQKYQFQPNANARSLLKKETGIIGVILPDITNPFFPEVFSGAEQEGRESGHTFFLCNTIGLHDKESEFLTIMQEKRVDGILFMGGRINLKDCSPALVQEVVEHSQKIPMVLVNGNLKDSGITRVVTDEYAGTVLAVKHLLETGHKKIGFIGGQSHMATTAVKIRAYKKTLKDAGLAVREDWILPDSFSVDSGRTQMEALLQLKDRPTAVCCVNDFTAIGAIKAAVEQGLRVPEDISIVGFDDIPLAHHVIPELTTVSQQANNLGRTAVRVLRDLMNKEKVKKVYSLEPELIVRQSTKPLEDK